TTTGTAATCAGACATGCTGAGCGTGATAGATTAAAGGAATATTTTTTAGAGAAAAAAATTCAAACATTAATTCATTATCCAATACCACCTCATAAGCAGAAGGCCTATCGGGAATGGAATAGCATGAGTTTACCCATTACTGAGCAGATTCATAATGAAGTAATCAGTTTACCTATTAGCCCTGTTTTGGAACAAGACGAGGTTGAGAGGGTAGTCAGTGTAGTGAATGATTTTAAGTAATTCACATTCAGCTTCTTTTGATTGTGAACAAACAATCTTATATTTCAGGTGAAGTTAGCATGAGACTTACAACTACAATTTTTATATAGCAGTGAGTGAGATAGATGATCAGAGGTTGAATTATCATGATTTTAATCCTTCCAGTTATGTCTCTTGCTTCCAATAATGAATTCTTCAGCCTTCATGGAATTTTTAGAATTTTAGTTAAATACTTGAAAATTTGTTGTTTTTTTCAATACACTTTATTATTTTATATGAAATTATATATCAATATATTTAATACTTCTTATTTGCCTTAATCCAATCTATCAAATGATTATATAATAGTTTCACTGTGAAAATCTATCTGAAAGGGTTTGGATTTATGTGATTACAATTGAAATAACTACCATTTAGTTCTTTTATATATCATATCATACTGGTTTATTATCACAGAGAAATAAATAGATAAGTTTATTGAATCACTATTTAACATTATTAGTGATCCTAAATATCAATACAACAATTCGATATTGCTTTAGGTTTATATTATTCATAACGCAAGATGAGTTTTCGATTTAGGAGGGCATTGAATGACCGATTCAAGTAATGATCATAAGAGAGTAAGACTATCATTTATTTCGAATAATTTCATAAGGGGAATTATTAAGAAAAGTCATTTTAGAATTACTCGTAGATATTATAGGTTACGATATTTGAAGTGTGGCAAATATGTTGATTTTGGATATCGTTTCAGGTTTTCAATTAAAAAACCATATAAGGCAGTTATTGGAGATAATATATTTATTGAGGAGTTCAATGTATGGAATGCGCAACTAGGCGATATTATTGTAGGAAGTAACTGTTTATTTGGACTTCATAATATTATTATGGGCCCTGTGACAATAGGAGATAGGCTTAACACTGGCCCTAATGTAAGCATTTTAGGACCAAGACATGCTGTATATGGATATGATCTAATTGATGACAAAAGAACAATTATTGGAAATAATGTTTGGATAAGCACAGGATCAATAATTTTTCCAGGTATAACTATTGGAGATAATGTTATAATTGGTCCTGGATCCGTTGTTACAAAAGATGTACCAAAGGATGCATTTTTTCTAGGAAATCCTGCTCGTGATATGTCAAAGGCATTCAAATTTGATTCAGAACAATCTCAACAAAATTGATTATTTTATTCCAGTGAACATATAATTAAGTTATTAATATACTGATATAAATTCCATGTTGCTAAAGGTTTATATCATTATACACATTATGATAGTAATTATTGATTGTTGGTGTAAAAATAGACATATATACAGGTTGTTATATTGCTTTCTGTATTGAAGAATCACAATTCTATGTTGTTTCGAAATTGATTTTTAGAGGTTAAAATAAACTTGAATTAATTAGAGATAGAGTTGACATCATAGTGCCAATTGATATATATATTACCACACTATTGTCCATTTTGAATAACACACTACCAATTATATTTAATTCAGATATTACTACTAAACATATTATTCTTACAAAAAATATATATCCTTTAAAGTTGAAGTAATAATGTGTCAGAGGATAGAGGGGAAAATAACAAATTTATAACACTAACAGAGAGTAAACACTAATTATTTTTTTTTGTTCGTCATCTGAATTAATCAAAATGATATATAATATACAAATATATAATATACAAAAAGTATAAAAAATAATATTGAAGTAGAAGATTATTGTAATGGAGTTATTATAAATGGATACTAATATTAAAGAACTCACAATTCGAGATGTAGCGAATATTATTTTCAGGCATAAGTTTGTAATTATTCTTACCTTTTGCATTATAATGTCTGGTGTTTTTATAGGCATGCAAACCCAAACACCTGTTTATGAAGCGAGGGTAAAGATGCTTATTAAAGGACAGAGTCAAACTTTAGCTGATACCTATCGTGGAATTGGGGCATTTCGTATACATTTAACACAGACTGAGATTGTAAAGTCAAATCCTGTAATAAAACGTGCAGTAAAGGCCTTGAAGATTGATGAACGTCCATTAGATTATGAATTGAATTTTTGTTCTCGATTTAAAAAGCCTCTAATAAGGCATAGAGTTCAATCTATCAAGAGGGAGTTTGAACAATTAAGCCCTAAGGAGCAAAAGGAATTTTTTTTTAAAAGAGCTGTTGGGTATTTAAAACAAAATTTACAAACAGAGTATATTGCAAATACAGATATTTTTATAATCATTGTTAGGGACTTAAGTCCAGAGGGAGCTGTAGCTATAGCAAATGTGATCAGCCGTTCTTATTCAATTTTTGATCAAATGCAACAACTGGCAGAACTTAAACATAGATATGGAAATTTACATCCTTCTGTGATTCAATTAAAGAATAATATTCAAAGAATGAATGATATGCTTTCAGGAGAACCTATTGATGATTTAGAGGCCATAGGTACAGCAAGTGTAAAAATAATTGAACAAGCAACAACGAACTCTTTACCAATTGGAAGGCCTAAAAGACTCGTGTTAATGATTGGTTTATTTATTAGTACCATATTAGGAGTAGCATCTGCTATAGTATTTGACTATATTGATCAGACCTTTAGATCACCTAATGACATTGTCACCTTTCTTCGGTTACCCTTGTTGGGGTCTATTCCTGCAAGACGATTTAGAGAGGATGCATTATTAAAAAAAGAAAAAGCATCAACTCGTTATGCTTATTTTTATGAGGAACTAACTGATCAGATATATATTTTCATGAAAGTACAGAATTTGAAAACTCTTATAATAACCTCACCAGTTCATAATTTAGTGAATACTACTATTGTGCCAAACCTTGGTTATTGTTTTTCTCAGATGATGCAACACAAAACCCTTATAGTTGATGCCAATTTGAGATGTCCAATATTACATACTGTACTAGGTCTTGCTGAAAGTCCAGGATTGAGTGAAGTAATTAATAACAATGATCCAACAAAACACATTGAGGAAATAGATATAAATCTTAATGTTTTACAGGCAGGTGATAATACACTAGAATCTGTTACCATAAGGAATAAATTAAATTTGAATGAGGTTTTTCAAAAAATTAAAGATAAATATGAAGCGATACTGATAGATTGTTCAAATACAAAGTATTTCAATGATATTAATATTTTATCTCAAAATGTTGATGGAGTTTTAATCGTTGTAAACGAAAAAAAAGATCGTCGCCAAGTAGCACAAAGCTTTATCAATCGTTTGCGAAATAATAATGTTAATGTAATTGGAGTGATAATGAATAATCGTAGATTTAAAATTCCAGAAATTATTTATAAAAGACTATAAACAAGAAATATATAAAATTTCGTAGATCATTTATTTAATTATAAGACAGACTGATTATTATTTTATTATAATTATGAGATAAATTAATAGAAAAATAAAGATAACTTATATGAAATGAAAAATATTGATCGTTATAAACATATGGATTTAATGAAGGCATTGGGTATCATATATGTCGTGATTGGTCACACTCAGCCTCCAATTAGAACATTTATATATTTATTTCATATGGCTCTGTTTTTTTTTGTATCAGGCTATTTTTACAGTGATAAATATACATCTAATCCAATAGTATTAATTAAAAAGAGAATAAAGACACTATATTTCCCTTTTTTAAGATATGAATTATTATTTTTATTATTACATAATATCTTATATAAATTGAATTTGTATGATATTAATACTGGTTATAGAGTTTCGGTTACTCAATATACTAAATCAAATATATTTGAAGAAATATTTAGCATAGCTACTTTTTGGAACAGAGAACAGCTTTTGGGAGTTTTTTGGTTCTTTACAGTCCTATTTTTAGTTAATATTATTTTTTGTTTTACTAGATATGTTATACTGAATCTTTTTAGAGTAAAGAATGAATATATTATTTTTGTTATAATATTATGTTTTTTTATTGTTGGCAATCTCCTAACATTTCATTCCGTTTATTTACCTAGAGGTTTAAATAACGCATTTGTAGCATTATTGATATATTATTTTGGTTTTCTCTATAAAAAAATTGAGCACTCAATACCATTTAATTTTTATCTTTCTATTAGTTGTATACTTATGTTATTTCTGAATACTCTTTATGGTAAAGTGAGTTTGGGGCAAAATACTTATTTGAGTCCAGTTTTCTTTATTACAAATAGCATACTGGGAATTTATTTCAATCTTCATCTAGCAAAGATATTGAGTTCAAAAGATATGAAATTGTTATATTATATTGGTGAAAATACAATTATCATAATGGCTCTTCATTTTCTTTGCTTTAAATTAATCAATTTATTGCAAATATATATATATAATCATCCTATTGAGATGATAGCTAAATTTCCTGTTTTGGATGGAAGTAATGGATGGTGGATTTTATATACTATTGTTGGGATATTTATTCCAGTATCTATGAAATATTTGAGTTATAGAATATTTAGCTCTTCTAAAAAATGAATATATTTGTTGTTGCTCTCATAGAGATTCTATCTTTACTCCCAAGTGTAATGCATTTATGTTAGCATACCTTTGAGTGTAATATCCCATTTGCACAAATAAATACCAACCTTTAACAGATACTATAGATACTAAAGAGAAAAATTAAGTATTTATAATAATAAGTCTTTGATATTATTAGAGATTTATGGTTATAAATTATTCATATTAACTGTAAATTCAAGTAATGTATATTGGAGATTATCAAATTATGTTAATAAAGAAAGTGGTTTTAACAGGAGCATCGTTATCAAACGAGAATAAGGGTATAAATGCATTAACCTTAGGTTCAATAATTGCCTTAATCGAGAATAATCCTGGAATAGAGATAGAATTGATAAATCAGAATTATATACATGATAAAATTATTAAACATAAGATAAATATTAAAGGAAATGAAATTGAAATTATTGAAAATTTTATATGGACATCTAAATTTATCTTATGCGCTTTTTTACATATGTTATTCCCTTTTCTTCCATTAAAACTTAAACAGTTTTTGTTTATAGATAACCTGTTTATCTTTTATTATTTTTTTATGAAATTAAAGAGAAAAACTCTTATGATGAACAATCCAACAATTAAAAAATTAATTACTGCTGATTATGTCATCAGCTTAGCTGAGGGTGATAGCTTTAGCGATATTTATGGAATATATGTATTTCTAAGGCAGTCATTGGATAAAGTATTGGCATTAATTTATAAACGCCCTGTTATCATATTCCCACAAACTATTGGTCCTTTTAATTCTTTTATCTCAAATCGAATAACTAAAAAAATAGTCAAGGGAACAAAAAAGATTTATGTAAGAGAAAATCAATCGAAAAATCACTTAATTAATTTGTTTGGCGATCTTCCTAATATGGAGGAAGCAAATGATATGGCATTTTTAATGCAACCTGATGATGTGAAAAACGAAGAGTTTGAATCATTTATTCAAATAGGGATACCTGTTGGTATAAATGTGAGTGGTTTTTTATATAATAATCCAATAGGCATGGATAAAATTAAAAGAGAGGATTTTGATTATGCCTATATTACTGAAAGAATAATTGATACATTATTAAATATTGATTCTAAAATAAAAATTGTGTTTATTTCTCATGTCGGAATTGAAGATTTTTCCGTTTCTAAAATATTATTTGAAAGGTATACTGCTCGTGGATATAAAGATCGTTTGTTTCTATTGGATGATTGCTATAGTGCTTCACAGTTGAAATTTTTTTTAAGCCGTTTAGAATTTTTTACTGGAGCGAGAATGCATTCATGTATCGGCGCTTTTTCAACATGTATTCCAACTGTGCCTCAGGCATATAGTTATAAATTTATTGGCATTACAGAGAAATTGAAATTAGGTGAATATGTAGTTAATCTTAAGAATGATTCTTTGGAGAATATTCTTGAGATAATAAAAAGGGGATTTAATAACAGACAAGATATAAGAAAACATTTAATTAAAATTATTCCTGAAATCAAAAAGGAGTCACTTAAGTGTGGGAAGATCGAATAAAAAAAATATTACCTACGTAGTATCATCTGGACTTTGCCTTAAATGTGGATTATGCTATAGTATCTGCCCTGAGAATGCAATTGCTATCAAAGGAGGTATCGACAAAAATCCTATTGTAAATAATAATTGTGTAAATTGCTCGAGGTGTGTTAAGGTTTGTCCAGGACTTATACCCTTAAGTAAAAATGAGAAAGAAACTCAGTTAGGGATAGTGAGAAACTGTTATATAGGTTATTCGATGGATAATAGTATTCGAAAATCATCCACTTCTGGAGGTATAGTAACTTCAATTAATATTAATTTACTTCAAGAAGCAAATTATAAAGGCGTAATTTGTATCAGACAAAAAAAAGATAATATTTTTGAAAATGAGGTCATTTTAGCTACTTCAATAGAAGATATACTTTCTTCAAAAGGATCAAGGTATGCGCCTGCTTTTGTATGTGGAGGATTGAAGGACCTTAACATAAAAAAAGGTGAAAAATATGTCTTTGTGGGCAAACCATGTGATATTCAAGCATTGACAAGATATGAGACTATTCATAGGGGATATAATTTTTTAAAAATAGCGCTTTTCTGTTCTCGTACCCCGCCTATGACAGCTACAAAAGAGGTATTGGATTCTAACAACGTTGATATTCAGGAGGTGAGAAGATTACAATATAGAGGTAATGGATGGCCTGGATGGTTTATCGCTTATTCCTCGAAAAAAGATGAAATCAAACTACAGAAGGAGTACCTTGATGTATGGGATAACATACTGTGTAAGATTAAATATTATAATAAAAGATGTATGTTATGTCATGATTGTACTGGTGAGTATGCTGATATATCAGTAGGAGATGCGTGGTTAGATGAATATATAGGCAACAGTATAGGCCATTCAGTTGTGATTACACGTTCTAGTATTGCAGATGATATTGTACGTGAAAATATTGATAGGAAAAATATTATGCTTGGGATGGTTAATGAAGAGACGGTATTGAACTCCCAAAAGAGTCTATTAAACAAAAAGAATAATCTTTTTTTGAAAAGAGTTATAGGTAAACTTATATTTGAAAGACTACCAGAAGAGGATATTCCATTTAATCCATCAACAAACGACGTTAAGAGAATTCCTGGTTTGTTAAAATATTATATACTTCATAAATTAATTTATAGAAAACAAAAATAAAAGTTATGATTAAAAATGGAACAATAGGCTTATTAAAAAAGATACTAGGAAGTAAGTCAACCCAGAGTTTTGTGATTATGTCTTCTGTAGCAGTAATACAATTATGTAATAATGTGTATTTGGGAAGAGAATTAACAAAAGAAGAGTTTGGTTTATACAGTTTTGTATTTCTCAACGTAGCGCATTTATTGGCGATTTTTCTCATTTTTGGACAGGGCGCGTCAGTTGTCAGATATTTTTCTTCAAAGACTATTGAGGATTATCAATGGAAGAAATATTTATTTAAATTTCTTTTATTAATTATCTTTCCACTTATAATTACGTCATTTACTGTTAAAATTATTTATCATTTAGATTGGTTTTGGTTCTATATGATTGCTGGAGGTTCATTTCTATTATGTAATACCAATTTGACAGGAGCATTTTTCCGTGCACGTGGATGGTTTAATCAAGCTATTATTATTGAACGAGCCAATCCGATTGTTTTTTTTATTTTGTTATTATTCTTCTTCCTTTTTGGGAAGATGAATCTGGATATTGCATCATATTTAAAGCTTTTCTCTTTTTTATCAGTTATGCCCTTTATATTTTATATTTTAGCTAATTGGAATGAGGGACAAATTCAAGTAGAAACAAAGATATATTCAGATGGAATCTCTCTTTGGGAATTAAGTTTAACCGTTATAGTACTTTATCATATTGACGCTTTCTTTATAGCAAAATTATTGGGTTATAAGGAGCTGGCGTTATTTAGCGTCATGATTGCAATTATGCGAATATATGAATTTGCCAGTGTATCATTGTTTAGCGTATATTCTCAAAAATTTTCAAAAAACAGGGATATTAATATAAAGCTTTTTTTTAAATTTTTATTAATAATAGTATTATTCATAGGAATATTTTATTTATTATTTACTAATATAATTCTTGAGATACTATTTAAAGGAAAATATTATGCATCATTCATTCTGATTGTATTGTTTACAATCTATGGTTCAATCAATCTTTTATATGTGCTTCCATCCTGTTATCTTGTTGGGCATAGCGATAAGAAAGAGATGAGGCAGATGCTTTTGGGAAATATAATTAGCATAGTTATTAGAATAATAATCATTTATGTTTTATATGATTATGGTTTGTTCGGATTTTTGTTAGCTGGTATTATTTCTATGGGAACACGAACCGGAGTGGGATATTATATCATCTTTAATAATAGAAGTAATGCATAAACATGAGAGTAATTATAATCAAAATTATAAAGTGATTTTTACATTATGTTAGGAAAAAATAATTCAATATCAATATTATCATTTTTGGAAATAATAACTGTCGTTATCATCTGTTTATTTTTTGTATATTTATGCCTTAACGATCCTAAGTCGGTTGTATCTTTGGGTTTTGTCATTTTCTGTATTCCTTTAGCATTCTTTTCAATTAAAAAAACAGATAATTGGTTAGTATCAAGAGATGTTACCGATGAGAAAAAAATGTTAACATATTTTATGTTTATCTATCCTCTATTACCATGTCTTTGGGGTATAAATATTGGTGGTGGAATACCCGTTTTCAGAGCTCAAAGAATAGCTGCATTGATATTGATATTTTATCTGTATAGAAGAGGTTTGTTCAGACAGGTATACACAGATTTTATTAAAGCAAATATATTCACTTATCCAATAGTTTTTATTATCATCTCATTTTTAATAACATCTTTCTTTTCCACAAACATGAAGGGAACATTTTTCTATTTATTCTATTTTGTATTTGAGATTTTGATATTACCGGTAGTTGTATTTACAGTATTTAAAACTCGTAAGGATATTGAATTATTGATAAATATAATATGCCTATCTGCCTTTATCCTTAGTATAATTGGTATTTATGAAAGGATTACTGAATATAATTTTTATTCTGTTTTTGGCGCTTATGATGTATCTCATGCTCACGCTCTAGAACATGCACGGAGGTTCGGATCTATTCGAATCAAAGGACCATTTATGCATTCAATTTCATTTAGCTCATATTTAGCTACTACTTTACCTTTATTTCTATATAAGTATTACAATAATTCTACAAAATTGATTATTTCGTCAGGATTAGTGATGTTTGCATTAATATCTACCCAATCAAGAGGAGGTATAATTGGGGCTATACTTATTTTGGGCATATATTTTACCCTATACGACAGGAAAAATATATTCTACATTTTATTATTATCTATTCCATTAATTGTATTAAATTATGATTCTATTGCTGTTTTTTTTAATCAATTAAACCCTACAGGATCTTCAGACCAGGAATTAGCAAATTCTTCAAAAGCAAGAAGTATTCAATTTGAAATACTTTCAGAGTATATCAAACAGAATATAATTATTGGATATGGCAAAGTACCTACTCCAGCAATAATGCGGATTCCAGGTAGGTATAGCAGATCTGTAGATAATTTCTATTTGCTTTTAACCTATAGTTTTGGTTTTTTCGGATTATTATCTTATGTATATTTAATGATCAATATCATTATTAAGCCCATAAAAATATTAGGTAAGAAAATTTACAAAGATAAATTAATAACATTATTACTTACTGGAGTTTTTGCTTTTTATATAATTAATACTGTTGTATCATTAGAAGAGTTTCATTTTATCTTTTGGATATATGTTGGCATATTAGCTAGGCTTTTGGTTAACAGATTAAAGGGCCAGAATGCTTGGTGTTGAAATCGATAGGGAAGGGCGAGTATTGAGGAAGATCCCTTGCGAATTTAGATTTTCTATGTTTAAGAAATTATATTTGCTTCCCCCATAATGGTCTATTTCAAGTAAGATAGAGATACATAAAAATGATTTGTTGTGTTATACTAGTTTCTGAGAAATTGATATGTAATCCCTATTCAAGAAATAAAATTACGATATTAGGATCAGGGATAGGGAATAGGGATTTTAAATTCGTCAGACGATGAGTATAAACTTGATATTTTCGTTTTCCCAAATCAAAATCATACCATCCTTCTGATCTATAAATTGAGGTGATTATTTCAATTCCGACATTCTTTACATTTTTAATCTATTTTTCCCTTCTCCTTGGAACAGGTATCTTTTTCTATAAAAGAACCCAAAATATTGGCGATTACATACTCGGTGGTCGAGGTCTTGGGAAATGGATTACTGCCTTTTCCGCCCAGGCAAGCGACATGAGTGGTTGGCTTTTGATGGGTCTGCCTGGGGCAATTTATTTCGATGGTATACCAGCAGTTTTAATAGCTATTGGACTCTTTGTCGGAACACTGTTTAATTGGAAACTCATATCACAACGTTTGAGAATTTATTCAGCAAAAACAGATTCACTGACCCTATCATCCTTTTTTGAGGATAGATTTAGGGATCCTACAGGACTCTTGCGCATAATCTCGGCAATAATAACACTAATTTTTTTTACAATTTATGCATCTTCAGGATTTGTGGCTGCCGGAAAGCTATTTGAGTCTATCTTTCATATCGATTATAGGGTCGCAGCATCAATCGGGGCATTTATTATTGTGCTATATACTTTTCTGGGGGGCTTTTTAGCTGTAAGCTGGACAGATTTTTTCCAAGGATTATTGATGGTTATAGCTATTATAATTGTTTCTGCTGTTGCCTACAACTCAGTTGATGGTTTTAATGGCATTAGGAGAGCAATGATATCCGAAGGTCAATCTGTTAATATTATACCAGGTAGTAATTTTTCTCTTCTGACAACAATATCTACTTTAGCATGGGGATTGGGATACTTTGGACAACCGCATATCCTCGCGCGCTTCATGAGCATCAAATCCAGCAAAGAACTTCCTCAATCGATGAAAATTGCGATCATATGGGTGTTTATCTCACTTACAGGAGCCGTTTTTATTGGATTTTTATCGATTCCCATGTTTCAAGGGCTATCGGGTGGGGATCAGGAAAAGGTATTCATATATATGATTAATTGTATGTTTAATCCATGGATAGGTGGAATAATGTTGGCGGCTATACTCTCTGCAATTATGTCTACTATTGATTCACAACTTTTGGTCTGTTCATCAGCATTAACAGAGGATTTCTATGAGAAAATTATCAAAAAGGATGCAACTCAGCGAGAATTGGTATTTATTGGAAGGCTGTGTGTGGTTGTCATCTCTCTAATAGCCCTCTCTTTGGCCCTAAATCCCAATTACACCATCTTAAGACTTGTAGCCTATGCCTGGGGTGGTTTTGGCGCTGCTTTTGGGCCGCTGATTCTATATGCTTTATTTTCGAAAAGAACAACTTGGCTATCCGCTCTATCAGGTATGATCATTGGAACGATAACCCTAATACTCTGGAAAGAGATAGGGCTTGGGGAAAAGCTCTATGAGATAGTGCCTGGTTTTTTTGCCAATGCTCTTACAATATATCTAATTAACCACATATCGCCAGCTAAAGATCGAGAGATAATACAGGAATTCATAGATGTTGAGGCCAGCTTAAGGGGGAGGGCAGAGGATAGGTGATTGTTTTGGGGTGTAATTATCCATTACCTTTATCCCTCAATCCAATCAACAGGAATCCTGCCACGAGCAACAGGGTGATCAATCTCTCCCTTTGGGTAGCCAACACATATAGTTGTTACCCATTCATATGGATGGATTATGCCTAACTTTTTCTTTAAACTAGGTAAAAATCTTATTGGAGCCTCAAAACCGATGTAGCATGTCCCTAGACCCAGGGAATGCGCAGCTATAACCAAATTCTGTGAGGCAATGCCTACATCTAAATCCGGATTACTTATACCACGTTTATCCTTTAAGACATGAATAACAACAGGAGCGCCAAAGGTAAGGGTTTCAATCTGATTCATCTTTTCCACTGCAGGAATTGGTCTCTGATCCATGCCATTAACCATGATATAACTTAGAAGGGACACTACCATTCTTCTCCATAGGCTCTTGCCGTTGAATAATCGCTGAAGGGGATTGGTAATCTTAATACATTGCTTATCAACCTCTTCAATCATTTTTTTGTCAGTTACCACTATTAACTTAAAGGGCTGACAGTTGCCAGCTGTAGGCGCAAATCTAGCTGCCTCTATGATTCTATGAATTAGCTCTTTTGGTACGGGCTTATCCTGAAAGAGCCGAATGCTGCGTCTTTTTAGAATTACACTCTCTGTTTCAGTCAGATCCTTTTCTATTTCTTTAAAATCTCTATTCAGATCCCTATCTCCAAAGGGACAGGGGGGGATCATATCCCCAAGCTTATCTTCTGGGGTTTTATATCGTCCAAAGAGAACTCTATATTCCCCTTTTACCCTGATGCAACCTGATTTGCAGACTGCTTCGCAATTATTACAACCGATGCAGGCTGTTTCAAGACCCCTATAGCCTGTCATATATGGGATTTTTTTCTCCTCATCCCAATGCAGCCCCTGAGTTGGACAGGTATCCACACATCTTTTACAATGAGAACATTTATCAGCATCAAACTCAACTTCAGGAAATTGGGTTGGTGGCATGTATGCTCCCCTATAATTTTCGAGAAATCTATTGGAGGTTCCTTCTGCTTTTGCCATAGCATCTCTCCTTTAATGAAAATTAACAAGTCATTCAGTTATGATGTTCAACTTCCTTACCGAGGATAATCTCTCCTTAATATGAGATCCTAAGTTTCTGACTATAATAGGAACAGCATTCTGAATAGAGTAAATCGATCTTAAAATGTATGCTAAATTATCTATAATCTATATACTTATATACATTGGATGCATTCTTACTGAATTCATCTCTCAGCACCCTATCAAGATTCTTTTCTGAGGCGGTTTTCGGAATCTCATCTACAACTTGGATATAGGAAGGGATTGAATTGTTATCCAATGTCTTGGAGATTGATCTGAATAGTGCTGTAGGGTCAATTTCTTTGTCCTTTACTA
This is a stretch of genomic DNA from Spirochaetota bacterium. It encodes these proteins:
- the putP gene encoding sodium/proline symporter PutP, coding for MISIPTFFTFLIYFSLLLGTGIFFYKRTQNIGDYILGGRGLGKWITAFSAQASDMSGWLLMGLPGAIYFDGIPAVLIAIGLFVGTLFNWKLISQRLRIYSAKTDSLTLSSFFEDRFRDPTGLLRIISAIITLIFFTIYASSGFVAAGKLFESIFHIDYRVAASIGAFIIVLYTFLGGFLAVSWTDFFQGLLMVIAIIIVSAVAYNSVDGFNGIRRAMISEGQSVNIIPGSNFSLLTTISTLAWGLGYFGQPHILARFMSIKSSKELPQSMKIAIIWVFISLTGAVFIGFLSIPMFQGLSGGDQEKVFIYMINCMFNPWIGGIMLAAILSAIMSTIDSQLLVCSSALTEDFYEKIIKKDATQRELVFIGRLCVVVISLIALSLALNPNYTILRLVAYAWGGFGAAFGPLILYALFSKRTTWLSALSGMIIGTITLILWKEIGLGEKLYEIVPGFFANALTIYLINHISPAKDREIIQEFIDVEASLRGRAEDR
- a CDS encoding nitroreductase family protein, producing the protein MAKAEGTSNRFLENYRGAYMPPTQFPEVEFDADKCSHCKRCVDTCPTQGLHWDEEKKIPYMTGYRGLETACIGCNNCEAVCKSGCIRVKGEYRVLFGRYKTPEDKLGDMIPPCPFGDRDLNRDFKEIEKDLTETESVILKRRSIRLFQDKPVPKELIHRIIEAARFAPTAGNCQPFKLIVVTDKKMIEEVDKQCIKITNPLQRLFNGKSLWRRMVVSLLSYIMVNGMDQRPIPAVEKMNQIETLTFGAPVVIHVLKDKRGISNPDLDVGIASQNLVIAAHSLGLGTCYIGFEAPIRFLPSLKKKLGIIHPYEWVTTICVGYPKGEIDHPVARGRIPVDWIEG